In the genome of Cryptococcus deuterogattii R265 chromosome 6, complete sequence, one region contains:
- a CDS encoding parafibromin yields MASNDPLDLLKSSLQSSNPPELLTAASEPAPSLALAAYLSFTSTANPINLPKDTPTRYTSKPGSTSEFYNIGQLYLAWIERDSGVRDYLIKGQAGGVGYVAITDRRPAVDYLLGKGDGEGRIAAKGEEGAKQQPAGDSAASATAEALPSALVPSTEAGPSKVSAQTKRKYEVDVVDREFCRKLRSEEIELRDRNSVLRSSAGGKANNFEAFQRNVMHEKIKTLRTSFEKGGKQPAAAATSQSDLNRAKKARSTNPIIVISSSPTSLITMWNVKKFLEQGVFEPSETVRQREASQGNIKVEDMIPVIRKRSGPHGDVTSKYYIVDSADALQKFGQDAWDRVVCVVTTGQTWQFKPYKWDDPKVLFQNVKGIYFQWGNDPVNPAVRDWNVTEMKIDRNKRHTDRQVVADFWRILDNAKRR; encoded by the exons ATGGCGTCCAACGACCCATTGGATCTCCTAAAATCATCCTTACAGTCTTCAAATCCCCCTGAACTTCTCACAGCCGCTTCAGAGCCAGCACCAAGTCTCGCTCTCGCGGCCTATCTTTCCTTCACTTCAACTGCAAACCCTATCAACCTCCCCAAAGACACACCTACTCGATACACTTCAAAACCCGGCTCCACTTCAGAATTTTATAATATCGGCCAGCTTTACCTCGCATGGATTGAGAGAGACAGCGGTGTCAGGGATTATTTGATAAAAGGTCAAGCTGGTGGTGTTGGTTATGTTGCAATCACCGACAGGAGACCTGCGGTTGATTACTTGCTGGGAAAGGGAgacggagaaggaaggattgCCGCaaagggggaggaaggtgcTA AGCAGCAGCCAGCAGGGGATTCCGCAGCGTCGGCAACGGCTGAAGCATTACCTTCAGCACTGGTGCCATCGACAGAGGCAGGCCCATCGAAGGTGTCTGCCCAAACGAAACGAAAGTACGAAGTGGATGTTGTTGACCGCGAGTTTTGCAGAAAG TTGAGAtcagaagagattgagctTCGAGACCGGAATAGCGTTCTTCGGTCCTCCGCTGGGGGTAAAGCCAAC AACTTTGAAGCCTTCCAAAGAAATGTTATGCACGAAAAGATTAAGACCTTGCGGACTTCCTTTGAGAAAGGTGGGAAGCAGCCCGCTGCAGCTGCTACTTCACAATCTG ATCTGAACCGGGCTAAAAAGGCCCGTTCTACCAATCCCATCATtgtcatttcttcttcacccacCAGTCTCATTACCATGTGGAATGTCAAAAAATTCTTGGAACAAGGAGT TTTCGAACCTTCGGAAACAGTTAGGCAAAGAGAAGCGTCCCAAGGTAATATCAAAGTAGAAGACATGATACCTGTGATCAGAAAACGTTCAGGTCCCCACGGTGATGTGACTAGCAAGTATTATATCGTGGATAGTGCGGACGCACTGCAGAAATTCGGCCAGGATGCTTG GGACCGGGTGGTATGCGTAGTGACCACAGGACAAACATGGCAGTTCAAGCCTTACAAATGGGATGATCCGAAAGTGCTCTTCCAAAATG TCAAAGGTATCTATTTCCAGTGGGGCAATGATCCAGTCAATCCAGCCGTCAGAGATTGGAATGTTACGGAAATGAAG ATTGACCGAAACAAGAGACATACGGATAGACAGGTAGTCGCGGACTTCTGGAGGATCTTGGACAATGCTAAACGACGCTAG
- a CDS encoding DASH complex subunit DAM1 — protein sequence MAPPHHPLRRISTGSLSSLARSTDKNTSSPSGLEFLQPAMTDLADEAATLSANTSQMTTLHEALGTFNEAFAAYLYALKMNAFCVEWPEAPNELSFSRAESLQKKTEPVPPIPNPSVPLDQSKS from the exons ATGGCACCTCCCCATCACCCCCTTAGAAGAATATCGACGGGCTCCCTCTCGTCCTTGGCCCGTTCGACAGACAAAAacacatcttctccttcaggcCTCGAGTTCCTTCAACCGGCAATGACAGACCTTGCCGATGAAGCGGCCACTTTGTCAGCCAATACGAGTCAGATGACGACGCTACATGAAGCTCTAGGAACATTCAACGAGGCGTTTGCAGCATATCTGTATGCACTGAAGATGAATGCTTTTTGCGTGGAATGGCCTGAG GCGCCCAATGAGCTGAGTTTTTCAAGGGCTGAATCACTTCAAA aaaaaacagAACCGGTCCCTCCTATACCAAACCCATCAGTTCCGCTCGATCAGAGTAAGAGCTAG
- a CDS encoding copper chaperone, producing MTLATASFKTEFAVDMTCQNCVNAVSGALRDVQGVERYDIDLENKRVTIIGKTPPSRLLTALKSTNRQVIVRGTSSSANANFPIQAAVAIMESPLPLPVSLASTSNSVLAGLPGGSPKPLPGMNEEEHSQKVFGICRFVQIAPKTVLMDLTVRLPPPSRVGLGTAQGAQDTKYNVYIASTGNLVNPPVTTGKPYFSLGSIAPDKDGYGDMFKEIDGELWEWIGRGCVVQAASEAAPTITQLVAKEAVPGSEQNEATIGRIFAGVVARSAGAWGNDKTVCACSGRTMWEEGREMEGKKF from the exons ATGACCCTTGCGACTGCATCCTTCAAG ACTGAATTTGCAGTCGACATGACATGCCAAAAT TGCGTCAATGCGGTATCTGGTGCTCTAAGGGATGTCCAGG GAGTTGAAAGATATGACATTGACCTGGAAAATAAACGAGTCACAATTATTGGCAAGA CCCCCCCGTCGCGTTTGCTTACAGCCCTCAAGTCCACTAATCGCCAAGTAATCGTTCGTGGCACTTCCTCATCTGCCAATGCCAACTTCCCTATCCAAGCAGCGGTTGCCATCATGGAGTCTCCTCTACCTCTTCCCGTATCCTTGGCATCCACATCCAACTCTGTTCTAGCCGGTCTTCCCGGAGGCTCCCCCAAACCGCTGCCCGGCatgaatgaagaagaacactCGCAGAAGGTCTTCGGGATCTGCCGATTTGTTCAGATTGCTCCCAAGACGGTACTTATGGATTTGACTGTTCgtcttccacctccatcgCGGGTTGGGTTGGGTACAGCGCAGGGTGCGCAAGATACAAAGTACAACGTATATATCGCATCAACCGGCAATCTCGTCAACCCTCCTGTCACCACTGGCAAGCCATATTTCTCTTTAGGGTCCATCGCTCCAGACAAGGACGGCTATGGCGATATGttcaaagagattgatggCGAATTATGGGAGTGGATTGGTAGAGGATGCGTGGTGCAAGCGGCTAGCGAAGCGGCCCCCACGATTACACAGCTTGTGGCAAAGGAGGCTGTCCCGGGCTCCGAACAAAATGAAGCGACAATAGGGAGAATATTCGCTGGTGTTGTTGCACGAAGTGCAGGAGCATGGGGGAACGACAAGACTGTCTGTGCTTGTAGCGGCAGGACCAtgtgggaggaagggcgTGAGATGGAGGGCAAGAAATTTTGA
- a CDS encoding phosphotransferase enzyme family protein: MTGELASKSGADLGAVRAPLPLDRLVPYLEKYIEGFKGPVEVKQFKFGQSNPTYLITPSLPSHPFVLRRAPSGKLLSLTAHRVDREYTILAALNRYNSTVSSAQIVPVPKVYCLCEDKGAIGAAFYVMEYVQGRIFTDVRMKDSSREERWSCWRSAIDTLTRLSTIPLSALQLPSSFAPSPSQKPYFPRQVKSLLRVSDAQSQTSSEQTREQLGYIWGTKEMRPWFEKGANLIAAQESQSGIGSVVHGDFKIDNLIFHPSESRVIGILDWELCTLGSPLADLGNVLLPFSFPPISSEQRQALSSKLGGKDKEDLNLLLGLKGVSSEETGIPQREELEKWWVDGMIRGSEYHRNKQAVWKWPISGMEWVRSWMLFRLAIIAQGIAARAVLGQASSADARADSRPVFDFYGKAAWNIKNEMDNEILKAKL, from the exons ATGACAGGCGAGCTTGCTTCCAAATCTGGGGCAGACTTAGGCGCTGTGCGCGCCCCTCTGCCCCTCGACCGTCTAGTTCCCTATCTGGAGAAGTATATAGAGGGGTTCAAGGGCCCTGTTGAAGTGAAACAATTCAAA TTTGGCCAG TCAAATCCAACATATCTCATAACCCCATCTTTGCCTTCACATCCTTTCGTTCTCCGACGAGCACCCAGTGGCAAACTCCTCTCTTTAACTGCTCACCGGGTTGATCGAGAGTATACCATTCTCGCGGCTCTGAATCGCTATAACTCTACTGTTTCTTCCGCGCAAATTGTACCAGTACCTAAAGTGTACTGCTTATGTGAGGACAAGGGTGCGATTGGAGCTGCATTCTATGTCATGGAGTATGTGCAAGGTAGGATCTTCACCGACGTACGGATGAAAGACTCGAGTCGAGAGGAGCGATGGTCTTGCTGGAGATCTGCTATCGACACTCTAACTCGCCTTTCAACAATTCCTCTATCAGCTTTGCAATTGCCTTCCTCGTTCgccccttcaccatctcaaAAACCATACTTCCCTCGCCAGGTCAAGTCTCTTCTCAGAGTATCGGACGCTCAAAGCCAAACCAGTTCGGAACAAACGCGCGAGCAGCTTGGGTACATATGGGGGACGAAAGAAATGAGACCATGGTTTGAAAAAGGGGCGAATTTGATTGCTGCACAAGAAAGCCAGTCTGGAATAGGCAGTGTCGTACACGGAGATTTCAAAATTGATAACCTA ATTTTTCACCCTTCAGAGTCGCGAGTCATAGGTATACTTGATTGGGAGCTGTGCACTCTTGGGTCTCCTTTGGCCGACTTGGGTaatgttcttcttccattctcttttcctcccatctcttcagAACAACGTCAAGCTCTCTCATCTAAGCTTGGCGGTAAAGATAAGGAAGACTTAAATCTCTTGCTTGGACTTAAAGGTGTCAGTAGCGAGGAGACTGGAATACCACAGAGAGAGGAGCTTGAAAAGTGGTGGGTAGATGGTATGATTAGAGGATCTGAGTACCACAGGAATAAGCAAGCTGTTTGGAAGTGGCCCATCTCGGGGATGGA GTGGGTACGCTCATGGATGCTGTTCCGCCTTGCCATTATCGCCCAAGGAATTGCAGCCCGTGCAGTGCTGGGGCAGGCAAGTTCGGCTGACGCGAGAGCGGATAGTCGACCGGTCTTTGACTTTTACGGTAAAGCTGCTTGGAACATCAAGAATGAAATGGACAATGAGATTCTAAAAGCAAAGCTGTAG
- a CDS encoding ATP-binding protein — translation MSTDSRCLVRGSINIDEFFHLPHIVRPGETISSTGLTKRAGGKGANQAFAVARAGGQVELDGAIGDDGMWVKEMLESAGVGTDKLKVVKDEVTGRAVIQSAADGENSIVLHAGANYYLPSPTPAPSLSTYTHLLVQNEVPLSSTLAYLTAAGQSSPPLTSVFNPSPMLTPSQLREFPWKHLSWLIVNEGELGDLLLAFGSSANPGEAKADELQARASAGIIELHENEYFSKNVGIICTLGAKGILYYEPGKEVGYLPAAKLQNPVKDTTGAGDCFAGYFVAGLMSGKSLQDALKACLVACGICVENEGAMESVPTLEAVNKRLA, via the exons ATGTCCACTGATTCCCGCTGCCTCGTCCGCGGATCAATCA ACATTGACGAGTTTTTCCACCTTCCACATATCGTCCGGCCGGGAGAGACTATCTCCTCTACAGGTCTTACGAAACGCGCAGGGGGTAAAGGTGCTAACCAAGCGTTCGCTGTTGCCCGTGCAGGCGGGCAGGTTGAGTTGGACGGAGCCATAGGAGACGATGGCATGtgggtgaaggagatgctTGAAAGTGCTGGCGTGGGGACAGACAAGCTGAAGGTCGTCAAGGATGAGGTTACGGGGAGGGCTGTTATTCAGAGTGctgcagatggagagaacTCTATAG TTCTTCATGCCGGTGCCAACTATTACCTCCCCTCTCCTACTCCCgccccttctctttccacgTACACCCACCTTCTTGTTCAAAATGAagttcctctttcttctacTCTTGCCTACCTCACTGCAGCGGGTCAATCCTCTCCCCCTTTGACCAGTGTTTTCAATCCCTCTCCGATGCTCACCCCCTCTCAACTTCGAGAGTTCCCTTGGAAGCATCTTTCATGGCTTATTGTTAACGAAGGGGAGCTTGGAGATCTCCTATTGGCGTTTGGGTCATCAGCGAACCCTGGTGAAGCCAAGGCAGATGAGCTTCAAGCTCGAGCTTCTGCTGGAATTATTGAACTCCATGAGAACGAGTACTTTTCTAAAAACGTTGGTATTATCTGCACCCTTGGTGCAAAGGGAATACTTTATTATGAACCCGGAAAGGAAGTTGGCTACCTGCCAGCTGCCAAGCTGCAGAACCCAGTGAAGGATACTACTGGGGCCGGCGACTGTTTTGCTGGCTACTTTGTGGCAGGCCTGATGAGTGGAAAGAGCCTACAAGATGCTTTGAAAGCCTGTCTTGTG GCTTGCGGCATCTGCGTGGAAAATGAGGGTGCTATGGAAAGTGTACCCACTCTCGAAGCAGTCAACAAGCGTCTTGCTTAG
- a CDS encoding phosphoribosylaminoimidazole carboxylase, which produces MAPRKTVGILGGGQLGRMLTHPAALLGIPLLILDSGSYTPAKQTLLPPPSHSHLDGPFTSEPHIRELASACDVLTVEIEHVNADVLEAVEKEGLCEVQPSPKTIRLIQNKYDQKKYLAERGVAVAPYEELPANPTEEDFKAIAGRLGLPLMLKAKTLAYDGRGNSPLKSTSSEDIQASLKFLGDRPLYAEGWAPFVKEVAVMVVRNKEGEVRSYDAVETIHRESILRVCLAPLRGERGVNQRARELAEKAVGHLEGAGIFGVEMFLMPDGELLLNEIAPRPHNSGHHTIEACLTSQFENHLRAILSLPLGSTALRVPSAAMVNILGASSTMDAIDKMADNALTVSGAAVHLYGKAESRKARKMGHITVTAESDAELNERLRTLLFAQPDAHADWIDLIAPPPPAPAHSHAKPLVGIIMGSDSDLPVMHPATKILEKFGVPYELTITSAHRTPERMVKYAKTAAGRGLRAIIAGAGGAAHLPGMVASETSLPVIGVPVKASVLDGVDSLYSIVQMPRGIPCATVGINNSTNAALLAVRILGTSVPALNKATEEYSKALEEEVLAKVDILEEEGWDKYVERLKK; this is translated from the exons ATGGCTCCCAGAAAGACAGTCGGTATCCTCG GCGGTGGTCAGCTCGGCCGGATGCTTACCCACCCTGCGGCCCTTCTCGGCATTCCTCTCCTGATTCTCGACTCTGGTTCTTACACTCCCGCCAAACAaaccctccttccccctccttctcactCACACCTTGATGGGCCTTTCACTTCGGAACCCCACATTCGTGAACTTGCCTCTGCGTGCGACGTCCTCACAGTGGAGATCGAGCACGTCAATGCCGATGTTCTTGAGGCTgtagaaaaggaaggtcTCTGCGAAGTCCAGCCAAGTCCCAAGACTATCAGGTTGATTCAAAACAAGTACGATCAAAAGAAGTACCTTGCCGAAAGAGGTGTGGCTGTTGCACCTTACGAGGAGCTTCCGGCAAACCCAACGGAAGAGGATTTTAAGGCTATCGCGGGTCGATTGGGTTTGCCCTTGATGCTCAAAGCTAAGACCCTTGCCTATGATGGGCGCGGTAACTCTCCTCTTAAATCCACATCCTCAGAGGACATCCAAGCTTCCTTGAAATTCCTTGGTGACAGGCCTCTTTATGCTGAAGGTTGGGCGCCTTTTGTCAAGGAAGTTGCGGTTATGGTCGTCAGGAATAAGGAGGGTGAAGTCCGAAGCTATGACGCGGTTGAGACTATTCACAGGGAGAGCATTTTGCGAGTGTGCTTGGCCCCTCTCAGGGGTGAAAGGGGTGTGAATCAGAGAGCTAGGGAACTGGCTGAGAAGGCAGTCGGACACCTTGAGGGCGCTGGTATTTTTGGCGTTGAAATGTTCCTCATGCctgatg GCGaacttcttctcaacgAGATtgctcctcgtcctcacAACTCTGGCCACCACACCATTGAAGCATGTCTTACTTCCCAATTTGAGAACCACCTTCGAGCCATTTTATCCTTGCCTCTTGGCTCTACTGCTCTCCGTGTCCCATCTGCTGCCATGGTCAACATTCTCGGCGCCTCATCGACTATGGACGCCATAGACAAAATGGCGGACAATGCTCTCACTGTTTCTGGTGCTGCCGTGCACCTCTACGGCAAAGCTGAGAGCCGAAAAGCTCGTAAGATGGGCCACATCACGGTGACTGCCGAGAGCGATGCTGAGCTCAATGAGCGCCTTCGAACTCTATTATTCGCCCAGCCTGATGCCCATGCCGATTGGATTGATCTCATtgcacctcctccccctgcTCCCGCCCATTCCCACGCCAAGCCTCTTGTTGGAATCATCATGGGTAGCGACTCTGACTTGCCAGTCATGCATCCTGCGACCAAAATTCTTGAAAAATTCGGTGTCCCTTACGAGCTTACCATAACTTCTGCCCATCGCACTCCTGAGCGAATGGTGAAATATGCGAAGACTGCTGCAGGCCGAGGATTGCGAGCCATCATTGCTGGGGCCGGCGGGGCTGCCCATTTACCAGGTATGGTCGCTAGCGAGACCAGTTTGCCGGTCATTGGTGTGCCCGTCAAGGCCAGTGTACTAGACGGCGTGGATTCATTGTACAGTATTGTGCAGATGCCT CGAGGTATTCCCTGTGCCACTGTGGGTatcaacaactctacaAATGCCGCCTTACTTGCGGTCCGTATTCTTGGAACATCTGTACCCGCACTTAACAAGGCTACTGAGGAATACTCGAAAGcgcttgaggaagaagttttAGCTAAAGTTGACattttggaggaggaaggctGGGACAAGTACGTTGAGAGGCTGAAGAAATAG
- a CDS encoding rab family protein translates to MDNEGTELVEAYDYLFKFIVIGEAGTGKSCLLYQCIHEQFKENSSHTIGVEFSSKTLRIGDKNIKLQLWDTAGQERFRSVTRSYYRGAAGAILVYDITSRQSFVNLSRWLTDCRALASPHLVMVLVGNKLDKEEDREVEYAEGSRWAQENGMICSSVEMLTLAEHEIVFAGLLFIEVSSLTGKNVSTPFFLAGRTILSAIDAGTLDPDSAGSGVSYGERQLRAVGSQSRLSAAFGNSVKRKRRRDSVSIRDMVGGQRCSC, encoded by the exons ATGGACAACGAAGGCACAGAACTAGTGGAAGCTTATG ACTACTTATTCAAGTTCATCGTGATAG GTGAAGCAGGGACTGGCAAATCATGCCTCCTGTACCAGTGTATCCATGAACAAT TCAAAGAAAATTCATCTCATACTATAGGAGTGGAATTCTCCAGCAAGACTCTGAGAATAGGGGATAAAAATATAAAACTGCAG CTTTGGGATACGGCTGGCCAAGAAAGATTCCGATCAGTTACTAGATCATATTACC GAGGAGCAGCGGGCGCTATCCTTGTATATGACATTACTTC TCGACAATCTTTCGTTAACCTAAGTCGCTGGCTCACCGACTGTCGAGCGCTCGCATCCCCCCATTTAGTAATGGTCTTGGTTGGCAACAAGTTAgataaggaggaagatcgGGAAGTCGAGTATGCCGAGGGTTCAAGATGGGCTCAAGAAAATGGTATGATTTGCTCCTCAGTCGAAATGTTGACTCTCGCTGAGCATGAGATCGTGTTTGCAGGCCTCCTCTTTATCGAAGTTTCCTCACTTACCGGTAAAAATGTCTCCAcgcctttcttcctcgccgGCCGCACCATCCTCTCAGCTATAGATGCTGGGACATTGGATCCTGATTCAGCCGGTTCGGGAGTAAGCTACGGGGAACGACAACTGCGGGCGGTTGGAAGTCAATCAAGACTAAGTGCTGCCTTTGGCAATTCAGTGAAGcgaaagcgaagaagagatagcGTAAGCATCAGGGATATGGTAGGGGGGCAAAGATGTAGCTGTTAA